CGCCACATACACATGCCCCGCTTTCACCAGCGGACGAAAATGGCGCAAAAATAAAGCACACAGCAAGGTGGCGATGTGCGCACCGTCGGAATCCGCATCCGCCAAAATACAAATTTTGTGATAGCGCAAACCGCTCACATCTTCCGAGCCGGGATCAACGCCGACTGCCACAGAAATATCGTGAATTTCCGCACTGCCCAGCACTTCATTCACATCCACTTCCCACGCGTTCAAAATTTTTCCGCGCAGCGGCATGATGGCCTGATACTCGCGATCGCGCGCCTGTTTAGCCGAGCCGCCGGCTGAATCCCCTTCCACCAAAAACAATTCACCGCGTGTGACATCACTGCCGGAACAATCCGCCAATTTCCCTGGCAGCGCGGGGCCGGATGTGATTTTCTTGCGCTCGATCTTTTTGCCGGCGCGTAAGCGTTTACCGGCATTGCTGATACAAAATTGCGCAAGTTTTTCTGCATCTTCTATGTGTTGATTCAACCACAAACTGAACGCATCTTTTGCCACACCAGAAACAAACGCCGCCGCTTCACGCGAAGACAAACGCTCTTTGGTTTGACCAGAAAATTGTGGGTCCGCCAACTTCGATGACAGCACATACGCGCAGCGATCCCACAAATCTTCCGGCGCGAGTTTGATGCCACGCGGCAATAAATTGCGGAACTCACAGAACTCGCGCAAGGCTTCCAGCAAACCGGTGCGCAAGCCGTTCACATGCGTACCGCCCTGCGGCGTAGGAATTAAATTGACATAAGATTCCGCCAACAATTCACCGCCTTCCGGCAGCCACAATACCGCCCAATCCACCGCCTCGGTGGTGCCGGTAAAACTGCCGACAAACGGCTCGGCGGGCAGCAATTCCCAACCCGCACAAGCGGAGGCGAGATAATCTTTCAGGCCGTCTTCATAAAACCACTCATCGCGCTCACCGGTTTTTTCTTCCAAAAACGTCACGCGCAAACCGGGGCAAAGCACTGCTTTGGCGCGCAATACATGGCGCAAGCGCGGCACAGAAAAGTTCACAGAATCAAAATACTGTGCATCGGGATAAAAGCGCACTGTAGTGCCGGTTTGTTTTTTCGGCACAGCGTCGAGCACTTCTAAATCGCTGGCGCGGTTGCCGTCTTTGAAGGTCA
The DNA window shown above is from Cellvibrionales bacterium and carries:
- the parE gene encoding DNA topoisomerase IV subunit B is translated as MSSAPSNNSYNADAIEVLTGLDPVRKRPGMYTDTTRPNHLAQEIIDNSVDEALAGHAKQIDVILHKDGSLSCADDGRGMPVDLHPEQKKPGVEVILTTLHAGGKFSNKNYQFSGGLHGVGVSVVNALSTDLEVLIKRDGQKYRMTFKDGNRASDLEVLDAVPKKQTGTTVRFYPDAQYFDSVNFSVPRLRHVLRAKAVLCPGLRVTFLEEKTGERDEWFYEDGLKDYLASACAGWELLPAEPFVGSFTGTTEAVDWAVLWLPEGGELLAESYVNLIPTPQGGTHVNGLRTGLLEALREFCEFRNLLPRGIKLAPEDLWDRCAYVLSSKLADPQFSGQTKERLSSREAAAFVSGVAKDAFSLWLNQHIEDAEKLAQFCISNAGKRLRAGKKIERKKITSGPALPGKLADCSGSDVTRGELFLVEGDSAGGSAKQARDREYQAIMPLRGKILNAWEVDVNEVLGSAEIHDISVAVGVDPGSEDVSGLRYHKICILADADSDGAHIATLLCALFLRHFRPLVKAGHVYVAMPPLYRIDIGKDVYYALDESEKQGVLDRIAAENKRGKPNVQRFKGLGEMNPMQLRETVMNPDTRRLVQLTIEAADNADEMMDMLLAKKRASDRKEWLESKGNLAEVG